From a single Streptomyces liliifuscus genomic region:
- a CDS encoding cupin domain-containing protein — protein sequence MSVSPSLTPAASAAAPAHGPTQAELLDFVRRTAGDAELISSLPLDPEGRTWVRLEGPGGSEAWLIGWPPGTGTGWHDHAESVGAFLTASGELKEHSLTARLPTDGWKTLELTEGIDRERRLGAGKGRSFGRHHVHEVLNESTEEHAISVHAYYPPLPQIRRYSRSGQVLRLEQVERPADWQ from the coding sequence GTGTCTGTCTCCCCTTCCCTGACGCCCGCTGCCTCTGCCGCCGCTCCGGCTCACGGCCCCACGCAGGCCGAGCTGCTCGACTTCGTCCGGCGCACGGCCGGTGACGCCGAGCTGATCTCCTCTCTCCCGCTCGACCCCGAGGGCCGTACATGGGTGCGCCTCGAAGGGCCCGGCGGCAGCGAGGCCTGGCTCATCGGCTGGCCGCCCGGTACGGGCACCGGCTGGCACGATCACGCCGAGTCGGTCGGCGCCTTCCTCACGGCGTCGGGCGAGCTCAAGGAGCACTCGCTCACCGCGCGGCTGCCCACCGACGGCTGGAAGACCCTCGAACTGACCGAGGGCATCGACCGGGAACGGCGGCTGGGAGCGGGCAAGGGCCGTTCCTTCGGTCGTCACCATGTGCACGAGGTGCTCAACGAGTCCACGGAGGAGCACGCGATCTCCGTCCACGCGTACTATCCGCCGCTGCCGCAGATCCGTCGCTACAGCCGCAGCGGCCAGGTCCTGCGCCTTGAGCAGGTCGAGCGCCCGGCGGACTGGCAGTGA